A single Pirellulales bacterium DNA region contains:
- the ppk2 gene encoding polyphosphate kinase 2, whose product MSRNKNKSNGGKELDEKLSRKEYERELFKLHVELVKLQEWVKHKGLKICVVFEGRDGAGKGGTIKAITERVSPRVFRVIALPAPTEREKSQMYVQRYIPHLPAAGEVVIFDRSWYNRAGVERVMEFCNTDQVEWFLKATPPVEKAIVESGVILLKYWLEVSPEEQTRRLESRINDGRKIWKLSPMDVKSYSRWYDYSRARDEMFAATDTAWAPWYVVRSDDKKRARLNLISHMLTKVNYKALPHDRIKLPKRSDKRAYDDQSSVENRNVVPEKY is encoded by the coding sequence ATGAGCAGAAACAAAAACAAATCAAATGGTGGCAAGGAACTGGACGAGAAGCTGAGCCGGAAGGAGTACGAAAGGGAGCTTTTCAAGTTGCATGTCGAACTCGTGAAATTGCAAGAATGGGTCAAGCATAAGGGGCTGAAGATTTGCGTTGTGTTCGAAGGCCGTGATGGCGCAGGGAAAGGAGGGACCATAAAGGCAATTACCGAACGCGTGAGTCCCCGTGTCTTTCGCGTCATTGCTTTGCCGGCTCCGACTGAACGCGAAAAGTCTCAGATGTATGTTCAGCGCTACATTCCCCACCTGCCCGCAGCTGGCGAAGTCGTAATTTTTGATCGCAGCTGGTACAACCGCGCGGGCGTCGAACGGGTGATGGAGTTTTGTAACACGGACCAAGTGGAGTGGTTCCTGAAGGCGACGCCTCCTGTCGAGAAGGCAATCGTTGAGTCAGGCGTCATTCTTTTGAAGTATTGGCTGGAGGTTAGTCCGGAAGAGCAGACTCGCCGCCTCGAGTCGCGCATCAACGACGGCCGCAAGATCTGGAAGCTGTCGCCGATGGACGTTAAATCCTACTCGCGGTGGTATGACTATTCACGAGCCCGCGATGAGATGTTCGCGGCGACGGACACGGCGTGGGCCCCGTGGTACGTCGTCCGGTCCGACGACAAGAAGCGAGCAAGGCTAAACCTCATCAGCCATATGTTGACCAAGGTCAATTACAAAGCGCTTCCGCACGATAGAATCAAGTTGCCGAAGCGGTCGGACAAGAGGGCGTATGATGACCAGTCGTCGGTTGAGAATCGGAACGTTGTTCCGGAAAAGTACTAG